A region of the Candidatus Neomarinimicrobiota bacterium genome:
CCTACGGCATCTAATTCATCAATAAAAATGATACATGGTGAACTTTTCTTGCTCTGTTCAAATAAATCACGAACTCGGCTGGCACCTACACCAACAAACATTTCCACAAAATCAGCACCGCTCAGGCTAAAGAAAGGAACTCCAGCTTCACCAGCAACAGCTCTTGCCAATAATGTTTTTCCTGTACCGGGCGGTCCAATTAAAAGAGCTCCCTTGGGAATCTTGCCACCAAGTTTTTGGAAACGATCGGGATGTTTTAGATATTGAACAATTTCTCTGAGTTCTTCTTTGGATTCCTCACAACCTGCCACATCCCTGAACGTGGTCTGAGGTTTTTCCTGATCAATGATTTTAGCACGGCTCTTGCCAAAGGAAAATATGCCCTTGGTTCCCCCGCCACCTGACTGCATGCGACGCATAAGGAAGAACCAGAAGAAGATGATCAGGAACCATGGCAATATCTGAAAAAGATAATCTACCCAATCACGAGTCTCGTCCTGGAATTCATAGACAATACCCATGGCATCCCACTCTGCAGTAACATCGCTGTCAATAGTTGGGGATAATACTACCCAGAATTTTGTATAATCTTTACTCACACCGTTTATAACAGTGGTTTCAGGAATTTTGAGCGTTGCATGAAATTGATTTTTCTTCAATACGGCGGATTCAATTTTACCGTCAAGAAGCAGGGTTCTATATTCAGTGTAACCCAGCTTTTGGACATGCTCGGTGTCCGTTTTTAGCACCTGAGCAAAAACAAATACTGACATCAGGATAACTACCCATAAAAGAGTAGTCTTCAATCCTTTTTGCCAGTTCTCATTCCCCTCAGCCGGACGGGTAATCTTGATGTTTGTGGATTTCTTTACGGGTTTTGACTCAGGTCGAGGACTATTTCTCGGTCGAGAATCTCTTTTATCCCGGTTATCTCTTTTATCACGACTATCTCGCTTGCCCTTGTTGTCCCTATTATCACGCTGATTGCGATTATCTGGCTTGGGATAGGGTTTTCTTGGTGGTCTACGACGTTGATTTGAACTTCTGTCGTTGCGACGTGGAGCATTGTCCTGATTTCCAGGACCCCTCTCCTGATTTTTATCTGATTGGTTATCTGCGTTCATGATGTCCTTTTACAAATTCATATTTACAGGAAATGCCCAGATCGAGGGTAAGTTCCTGAACTTTTGGTCAAGATCCAAACCATAGCCTACGAGGAAGCGGTCTGCTACTTCAAAACCAACATACTCAGCTTCAAACTCCAGCTTGAGACATTCAGGTTTAAAAAGCAGTGTGGCGAAGGCAACGGAAGCAGGTTGATTTTCGAGAATTCTATGTTTCAAGAATCTGGCTGTAAGTCCACTGTCAATGATATCTTCAACAATAATCACATCGCGATCGGTGATAATACAGCTAATATCTTTAAGAAGTCGAACTGTCCCGGACGATTGGGTTCCAGAATGATATGAGGAAACTTTGATGAAATCCATCTCACAATCAATTTCAAGTCTTTTTGCAAGGTCTGCCAGAAAAAAGACAGAGCCATTCAAGACACCAATTAATATCGGTACCTTGCCAGCATAATCGGTGGATATTTGCTTGGCCAGCTCATCAATTCGTTTCTCGATGACTTCACGGGAAAAGACTTCCTCTAAAACCTGACCGGTGTATTTACCCATGTTTTCCACTACTCGCGTATTCATTCGAACGTTCCCTTTTGAAATTCTACCTTCATACAGTGCTTTGATCTACTCTCTTTGATTATTTCTTCTGAAACCATTGCGGATGGTGCTGTACGGATGCCCGGCACCCATATGATTTCACCCTGACGTTCAACAATTGGATAAAATGTTTTCAGATGAGGAGCTACATGTGCTGATTGCAGGATCTGGTTAATAGATATAGTTCTACCTGATACATCGACTATCATTCTATCCCCTGTTTCTGCAATACGTATTTTGTATGAGTCTAACGCATCCATGTACCAGAGGTAAGCAGGATCTTGAATATGATCTTCAAGAATGGATGTGGTATAATCGACCTGAAAGAATGGAAACCTAACCTGACTCGTACCTGATAGTACTGTACTTGACCACTGATAATCCGATGGTTTGAATAGTGTTATTCCCCCTCTATCACGAACAGCCGTTACTGAAGCCGGAAGCTGTACTTCCTTTCCAATTGAATTGTCACTAAACAATGATTTCAAAGCATGGAAATGCTTGGATGAGATTCCCTGTGGCATCAAAGAAATTGATTGAAAAGCTCTGTCAAAAATCGCCTTTTGGATCGGCGAAAAATAGTCGGGGAGCTCTCCCAATCCTAATGCTATTTTCGGGGCATAATCAGCTCTAAATCCTTTTATATCAACATCTTCTACACTAGTTTCTATCAATCGATTTATAACCTGCCCCTCACGAAATATTCCTTCGATAGCAGTTCGTAACCGATCATCAATATCATTACTCAGTCCAGGAATAAGATTTGCCCTGATATTATTTCTTAAAAAGGATATATCTGCATTAGACCGGTCAGTGCAATAATCAAGCTTATGTTCATCCGAAAAGACCTGGATTTCATCACGAGTGTAATTCAACAGGGGCCGGATAAAACTATTGGCCCTTTCACTGATTCCTGCCAACCCTTGAATACCAGTTCCCTGATATAAATTCATCAGGATGGTTTCAATTTGATCGTCCAAATGTTGGCCTGAAGCGACATAGTCATATCCCAATTGGTCCCGTAACGCCAGGAAGGTCGATCGGCGTCTAACACTCCCGGCTTCTTCAAGGCTCAAGCCATTTAATTTAGCGTAATCTTGAATATCTTCCGAGATAGTATACACCTGAAATCCGAGATCCGAACCCAGTTGCTTGACAAATCCCCTATCCTGATCACTCTCAGCTCCACGTAGCTGATGATCAAAATGAACAATGCCAAGTTGAATATGAGGGACATCACGTAGCAGATGAAGGAGCACTGTAGAGTCCATACCTCCTGAACAAGCCACCAAGACTTTGAGTTGGGGTTTATACCAGTCCGATGACAGGCAGTATTGACGAAATAAAGTGCTGGTTAACATAAAAGCGACCCTATGAGATCTATAGAGTCGCTTCGTATTTATTCATATTTTGCAGGATGATTACACCTCATCAAAGAACCAATCACTTAGGGATTGAATTTTCTGCTCGTAGGAATTCGGGTACATAAACCACGTTGCCGCAGAGATAGAACTCAGGAGTGAGTTGCCATCCTGTGGCGTAAAACAAAATCCTACCAACTCTTTTCCGCCATCGATAAGCTGAAGGCTTGGCGATGATATAACTGTCTGGTTTAATATTCGACCATAATGACCATGATCTCGGCCAAATGAGAAAACTTGGCTAGAGAGCCTTTTCTCAGTTATTGCCACCAGGGGGTTTTTTTCAAATATTTCCATCACCTGGGTCATGGTCATCGCCTCTTTCATCTTAATATTGAAATGGACGATATGCATGTATTGTGTATTCAACTTCATGGCTGATGAAAAAATATTCACATCATAACCCAAGGTTTTAAACAGATTAGCTGCATCCTTAGCATGATGTGTACCGTAGCGTTCTGAGCTATGGTGACCAACTTCGGGTGCTGGGATAAAATCATTGGCCTGACTTAAGTCATTGGCTCTACGAATCATCACGAACCGACCATCCAAAAGATTCTCAGGATCACCATTATGCATGCCAATGGTCTTCACCAGTGATGAAAGATTGTGGGTATTACAGGAAACGACCTGCAAAAAGCGATCTTCTCCATGAATCAGGGCTTCGTCATTGATTCCGCGAGCATAGGGTTTTCCAAAACCAGTTTCACTTCCCTGAGCGATAAATCCCAGCGTATTATGATCAAAATTATGATAATATTTAACTTTGTTTTTATGACCCACACCCTTTGGGGTGCAATCTATGACAACAGCTGCTCTGTCGATGGCTTCAACGGTAGAAAATGCAGGAGACAATCCAATGTCCTGAAAGCCTTCAAATGCTTCTTGATCCGTTACCAGACGAGCCCCTCGTTTGAGCAGTCTAAGAACCTTGGCATGTTCACTTTTCAGGGGTGTGCGTTTGTGAAAGGTTATTTCATCAATACCGAGGCTGGCTTTGTAGTCGGATAACAATCCAATTAGTGGCTCACCGATTGTGCCCGTACCTACAACGTGAACAATTTTTTTTGACATTTGGAAAAATCCCTATTTCTTTTGGTCGATAAGCTCTTTTAGGAGTGTCATTTCCTGATTTAGGAGATCCACTTTTTTATTCATATACCATATAAATCCAAAAATTCCCAGCCAGATGAAGCCGTAGGCTAGAAATAAATATACAAAAGCGTCCATTTATAAAATCTCCATTTCTTTAAACTGCTTATTTAGGGTGTCCTCAAGACTCAACAACTGATAGCGTTTGCGAATCAAATACACATACAGAAGCGTAAATGTTGCCAGTGAAAACATAAATGTAAAAAACATTGGAGCTGCTAAACTACCTTCGCTACTGGCCATAACTGCCTTGGGATGTTGCGTCTCCCACCAGCGAATTGAATAATAGACAATGGGAACATCAATAAAGCCAATAATGCCCACCACAGCGGAGAGGTTAGCTCGTTTACTCCCGTCCGGCAGATAGCGGCGCAACATGAGATAAGCGACATAGATGAGCCATAATATCAACGATGAAGTCAAACGTACATCCCAGGTCCACCAGATTCCCCAAACCGGTTTTGCCCAGATAGGACCAGTAATCAAAACCAGTGTGATGAAGAGAACTCCAATTTCCGCAGATGCCACTGAGATTAACTCGTATTTGCGGTCCCGGGTCGCCAGGTAGGCAACACTGCCACCGAAGACCACAAAGAAGGCTAGAAAGCCGAGCCAGGCGCTGGGAACATGAAAATAGAATATGCGCTGGGCGATCTGTTCAGCCGGATTAGAGGCCTTTATTTGAGGCACCCATTGAAAAATTAAATAGATACTCATAAGGAACGCAATGAATAGTATCACGAGTAGTACTTTATCAATTTTGGATCTCATGAATTGCCTTTAATATTTTGATTTGTTTGGTTCATTCTAATCTTCTAAAATGAAATCAAAGAGCATATAGGAGAGCGTGAAGAAGATAACATCAAATGCTCCAACCCTTAAAAGAAGTGGATAAAAAGCCTCTGTAACTTCACCGCTCAACACCATACCGCTCAATGAAACGGACCAGATGATAATTGGTGAAACCAGGGGCCATAATAAGAGGGATAACAGAATCTGCTGATTCCTCGTATGGACAGCAACTGCAGACAGTATGGTTCCCAGGCTTGTAAATCCTATGGTTCCAGCAAGAATGACTGGAATAAGCATGAACATACCCACAGAAAGCTGAAGATCATAAAAGATGATAAATATGGGGAAGATTAAGGCCTCAAACATGAGCATGATGATGGTAACGCTTAAAAATTTTCCCACATAAATCTGCCCGCCATCAACAGGCATCAAGGCCATTGCTCGAAGATTCCCATTCTCTTTTTCCAGAGAAAAGGATTGATTGAGACCAAACATACCTGAGAAAACAAATGCCACCCAGAGTAGTCCTGGAGCTATCTCAAGCATAACCAACCTGGATACTTCAAATGTGAAATTGAAAATGACGAATATGAGCAGGGAGAATATCCACATGGCCAGAATACTCTCTTTGGATCTGAACTCCATGCGGAGATCTTTTTTTACAATTGAGATGGCTGTCTGCATCATAACGCTATCCCTCCAGCTTCTGCACTGAAGAAATTTGCTCGAATAGCATCTGGATTTGTATCAGACATCAACCCATCTTTTACAATCTTATGCTTTGAAATAACGAGGTATCGATGGGAGAGTTCTGCAGCTGTATGCAGATCATGCGTTGTGAGTACAATGGTTCTACCCATTTCCTTCTGCTTTTTAAGCAAGGCGATCAGCATTCCAATTGCGTGCTGGTCCAGACCGGTAAACGGCTCATCCAGAAGCAGTAAGGAAGGCTCGTGCAGCAATGCCCTGGCAATAGTAAGACGTTGAGTCATACCCCTACTGTAAGTCGCCACGAGATCAAAACGACGATGAGTAAGCTCAACATCATTCAGCACTTCTTCAATTCGACCCTTTGAATCAGGAACATTGTAAATACGACTATAGTATTCAAGATTTTCAAGAGCAGTCAGATTG
Encoded here:
- the tilS gene encoding tRNA lysidine(34) synthetase TilS yields the protein MLTSTLFRQYCLSSDWYKPQLKVLVACSGGMDSTVLLHLLRDVPHIQLGIVHFDHQLRGAESDQDRGFVKQLGSDLGFQVYTISEDIQDYAKLNGLSLEEAGSVRRRSTFLALRDQLGYDYVASGQHLDDQIETILMNLYQGTGIQGLAGISERANSFIRPLLNYTRDEIQVFSDEHKLDYCTDRSNADISFLRNNIRANLIPGLSNDIDDRLRTAIEGIFREGQVINRLIETSVEDVDIKGFRADYAPKIALGLGELPDYFSPIQKAIFDRAFQSISLMPQGISSKHFHALKSLFSDNSIGKEVQLPASVTAVRDRGGITLFKPSDYQWSSTVLSGTSQVRFPFFQVDYTTSILEDHIQDPAYLWYMDALDSYKIRIAETGDRMIVDVSGRTISINQILQSAHVAPHLKTFYPIVERQGEIIWVPGIRTAPSAMVSEEIIKESRSKHCMKVEFQKGTFE
- a CDS encoding heme exporter protein CcmB codes for the protein MMQTAISIVKKDLRMEFRSKESILAMWIFSLLIFVIFNFTFEVSRLVMLEIAPGLLWVAFVFSGMFGLNQSFSLEKENGNLRAMALMPVDGGQIYVGKFLSVTIIMLMFEALIFPIFIIFYDLQLSVGMFMLIPVILAGTIGFTSLGTILSAVAVHTRNQQILLSLLLWPLVSPIIIWSVSLSGMVLSGEVTEAFYPLLLRVGAFDVIFFTLSYMLFDFILED
- the ccsA gene encoding cytochrome c biogenesis protein CcsA — protein: MRSKIDKVLLVILFIAFLMSIYLIFQWVPQIKASNPAEQIAQRIFYFHVPSAWLGFLAFFVVFGGSVAYLATRDRKYELISVASAEIGVLFITLVLITGPIWAKPVWGIWWTWDVRLTSSLILWLIYVAYLMLRRYLPDGSKRANLSAVVGIIGFIDVPIVYYSIRWWETQHPKAVMASSEGSLAAPMFFTFMFSLATFTLLYVYLIRKRYQLLSLEDTLNKQFKEMEIL
- the hpt gene encoding hypoxanthine phosphoribosyltransferase; this translates as MNTRVVENMGKYTGQVLEEVFSREVIEKRIDELAKQISTDYAGKVPILIGVLNGSVFFLADLAKRLEIDCEMDFIKVSSYHSGTQSSGTVRLLKDISCIITDRDVIIVEDIIDSGLTARFLKHRILENQPASVAFATLLFKPECLKLEFEAEYVGFEVADRFLVGYGLDLDQKFRNLPSIWAFPVNMNL
- a CDS encoding CcmD family protein, which translates into the protein MDAFVYLFLAYGFIWLGIFGFIWYMNKKVDLLNQEMTLLKELIDQKK
- the ccmA gene encoding heme ABC exporter ATP-binding protein CcmA, giving the protein MKGKSFSIVLSQSTKHWIGSSNLSVPALEVLGVSKDFGRIIALRGVSFSVQSGEFVSILGRNGAGKTTLLNILSGVSRPSEGEVKLFGTNPSDRENKAKLAVISHEMFLYGNLTALENLEYYSRIYNVPDSKGRIEEVLNDVELTHRRFDLVATYSRGMTQRLTIARALLHEPSLLLLDEPFTGLDQHAIGMLIALLKKQKEMGRTIVLTTHDLHTAAELSHRYLVISKHKIVKDGLMSDTNPDAIRANFFSAEAGGIAL